Part of the Oncorhynchus mykiss isolate Arlee chromosome 12, USDA_OmykA_1.1, whole genome shotgun sequence genome, GAGAGGGTCCGGGGGTTACTGTGGGACGATCAAACTGTTCAACGTCCCTGCCCTCTCGTCCACGTCTTGTTTAAAAAAGGATAAAATAAACCAAAGCATATAGAGATCAATATTAGTCAGTCTCAGTGCCCCCGGCTGTAAACATGTCTACTAGTTTAGGTCTCTATTCAATATCGCTGTAGCGTTACAGATTGAGCCGACATGCGTTTTGTTTTGCAGTCTTAAGAGTTCCACATAACGGGATAATTTGGATAGCATTCTAGCTTCGCCCCCATGTGGTTGCTAGCAAGCCGGCTAGGTGCCAATCCAATAGGGGCTGGAAGCTATAGTGAGCTTTAATTGGTTAATAGTGTTGCGAGATCACAGAATTGCATAAAATTCAGCTTTCCCCAAATTTGATCCAACCATGTCCATGCTCCCTCGCCCCAAAGATGTGTGGAAATGCACTAACtcgaacattgcctttaaaaatgTAAATCACGCTGAACTTCCGTGagactgaatagagcccttagtTTGCCTCCAGTTAGAAATGCATTGATTAGAGCACATTTTAGAGCATTCCACAATGCTACTGAACGTGACCCTAATGTATATCGGTAGCTAGCAGGTGAAATGCCATAACAGAGCAATGTTGTTAAGACACAACGGCCATGTTAAAGATCCCGCAAAACCGCAATATATCATTGGTAAATTGTGACCGATCTAATAATGAGTCATACTTGACGCTCTCGAACACAGCCATTGACAGTTTGTTAGTGAAATGAATTGTGGGAGATCATTGCAGCGAGATGCACCCTGAAGAGACAATGAAGGACTATTTCAAAAACATTTCCCATCTTCATTGCAAATCGGACACGTTGGTTGTCTCCTTCACATTTAGATATCTTAACTTTGGGTTTCAGCCATTGTCAGAGAACTGTTTCCACAGCATTTAAAACACTAGCACCTCTGAATAAACAGGCTGTATaactgtctggtctctctcctacAGTGTTAAAACAAAAATCGACAGTCAGTGGATGGTTTAACTAAACCAGGCAAGCTACATATACTTTCCACCGACAGAATGCAAATACATTACTTTTCAGATTCAGGTATTCCAATAACTACAGAGGGTTTCAAACAGAGAAAACAAAAGGGGGAGTTTGGGATTGAAAGGCATGAACTGGTGGGGAGCAGGGTGAGAAAACCAACCAGAGGTGCAATGAGTTAGCCAACTAACTTCAGGTTcattaagaaaactaaacatcTGTGGTTGAGTCAATTAGACTAAGCtcatctttaaaaaatatatatatttaggcaagttagctggctaactcttTGATCCTACCTTGTAGTATACTCATCTGCTCTAAACTGACCTATTAAGTCACTGGTTGCCCGGAGAGGAGTGCAGACAACCCGTTTCCCAGGTTGCTGGCTAAAAGTCAAGGCCTAAAATCAGCACTGGAGTTGTGCACTTCTGAAACCAAAAATTCAGAAGCTTTTCAGAGTTGGGGCCGCGTTCAGCTTTCCTTGCTTGTACAATACGCCAAGAACCTTCTTTGTTCAGCTGTCCTCGTTTTCATACAGTAAGCTAAGCACCATCTCTGCCCTATTTGTTCTTATGAGCAGAAGAGTGTCACTGACAACAGTGGGCTGCCAGGTCAGGCTCGGGAAGTGAGGAGTCCAACATGAAAAACAGGAGCAGATCTTCTCATCGGTCACCATGGAAGCAACAGAGGCCAGGAAAAAACAACTAAGGGGAAAATGTTGCTTAGTTCTTATTTCATTTACATTCAGTCAAGGAGTTGTTGCTGTGGTAGTTGATCTGTCATCTGCGGACTATGTACAATCATTTATTAGAGTAGATCTAAAATGGCTTTGTAGTATGTTTGAGGAGCTTCTCTGTGACATTATCACATAATAAAGCAGAAATATCTGTGGTTCCTTGCTGAGAGAGAGCAGTGATGGTGGGAGTCCTGTGTTATATAAAGTGACACCCAGAGTGAGGGAGATGTGGAAAAGGAAGGCGATGAAGTGAAAGACTGTTGGTAGCAGGCAACACCTCCTttgagaggagcagggggggcAGTTAGATGAGGTGATCCAGTATAATAGTGATAATTAGGTATGACAATATTGATTGAAGGGTGATGGTGATTGCTGGTCAGAACTTGAGGCTCTTCAGCGAATCAGCTCTCTTCCTCAGTAGATCTCCCAGCTCCTGCAGCGAGCCAAGATAACTAGTCTGAACCTTGTCCATGGCTGCTCTGGTGAATCCACACTCctcctgggagagagagggtagagacagacaaaGATGTAAGGCAAGGGGGAGAGTAAGAACCATGCTTTGAATTAAAGAAACAAAATCAGTAATCATACACACAGCTACCCACCCAGACCTACCAACCTGTGTCTGTGCGTGTCCCACCCCCAAGGTAAGTGCTGCTAGTTTGAGGGCTGCCAGGCTGGCCTCCTGCCCCTTCACGTGATCCAAAGCCTGGGTCACAATGCCCTGTAGGCTGCCTGTCCACTCCTGGAAGCCACTCAGCACCACTGGCTatagggacagaggaagggatggGATGGTGTCAGAAGGGTTGTACGCGGACAAGGGGAGGATGAGACGGTAGTGAGTGTGTACCATGGCTGTGCTGCTgtcctttgtcttcttcttcttcttctgtaggCTGGACTTGAGCGGTCGCAGGACACTGGCAGAGTAACTGGCCACccacagcaccacacacacagtctgaccagGAGACATCATcatgtattacacacacacacacagtctgaccagGAGACATCATcatgtattacacacacacacagtctgaccaggagacatcctcatgtattacacacacacagtctgaccagGAGACATCACcatgcattacacacacacacacacagtctgaccagGAGACATCATcatgtattacacacacacacacacagtctgaccagGAGACATCATCATGtattacacacacagtctgaccagGAGACATCACcatgtattacacacacacacagtctgacatcaccatgtattacacacacacagtctgacatcaccatgtattacacacacacagtctgaccagaagacatcaccatgtattacacacacacacagtctgaccagGAGACATCACcatgtgttacacacacacacacacagtctgaccagGAGACATCACcatgtgttacacacacacacacagtctgaccagGAGACAGTGTTACacagcattacacacacacacacacacacacacactgtctgaccAGGAGACACCACcatgtattacacacacacacacacacagtctgaacaAGAGACAGTGTTACacagtattacacacacacacagtctgaccagGAGACATCACaatgtattacacacacacacagtctggtacggcaactgctccgcccacaaccgtaaggctctctagagggtagtgaggtctgcacaacgcatcaccgggggcaaactacctgccctccaggacacctacaccacccgatgtcacaggaaggccataaagatcatcaaggacaacaaccacccgagccactgcctgttcaccccgctatcatccagaaggggaggtcagtacaggtgcatcaaagcagggaccgagagactgaaaaacagcttctatctcatggccatcagactgttaaacagccaccactaacattgagtggctgctgccaacacactgactcaactccagccactttaataatgggaaatgatgtaaatatatcactagccactttaaacaatgctacttaatataatgtttacataccctacattattcatctcatatgtgtatgtatatactgtactctatcatctactgtatccttatgtaatacatgtatcactagccactttaaactatgccactgtttacatactcatctcatatgtatatactgtactcgataccatctactgtatcttgcctatgccgttctgtaccatcactcattcatatatctttatgtacatattctttatccctttacacttgtgtatataaggtagtagttttggaattgttagctagattactcgttggttattactgcattgtcggaactagaagcacaagcatttcgctacactcgcattaacatctgctaaccatgtgtatgtgacaaataacatttgatttgatttgaccaggaGACATCACCATGTATTACACACAGTCTGACCAGGGGACACCACcatgtattacacacacacacacacacacacacacacacacacagtctgaccagGAGACATCACcatgtattacacacacacagtctgaccagGAGACATCACcatgtattacacacacacagtctgaccagGAGACATCACCATGtattacacacacagtctgaccaggatacatcaccatgtattacacacacacacacacacacacgtctgaccAGGAGACATCACcatgtattacacacacacacagtctgaccagGAGACATcatgtattacacacacacacacacacacacagtctgaccagGAGACATCACcatgtattacacacacacacacacacacagtctgaccagGAGACATCACcatgtattacacacacacacagtctgaccaggatacatcaccatgtattacacacacacacacacagtctgaccagGAGACATCACcatgtattacacacacacacacacacacacacacacacagtctgaccagGAGACATCACcatgtattacacacacacacacacacacacacagtctgaccagGAGACATCACCATGtattactcacacacacagtctgaccagGAGACATCACcatgtattacacacacacacagtctgaccagGAGACATCACcatgtattacacacacacacacagtctgaccagGAGACATCACcatgtattacacacacacacagtctgaccagGAGACATCACcatgtattacacacacacagtctgaccagGAGACATCACcatgtattacacacacacacagtctgaccagGAGACATCACcatgtattacacacacacacagtctgaccagGAGACATCACcatgtattacacacacacagtctgaccagGAGACATCACcatgtattacacacacacacagtctgaccagGAGACATCACcatgtattacacacacacacagtctgaccagGAGACATCACcatgtattacacacacacagtctgaccagGAGACATCACcatgtattacacacacacacagtctgaccagGAGACATCACcatgtattacacacacacacagtctgaccagGAGACATCACCATGTATTACACACAGTTGCTGTGCATCTGCAATATTTCTTATTATAATACATTTCCATTTGAGCAATGTTTTAGTGATATATATTTAGAGAGACTACACTGACCTCGACGAAGAAGACCAGTGTTTCTAACAGGGAGGGCTGGGTCATCAATCTGCTGTTTTTCATCTCCAACACTTCTCCTTTACATCTGGATAACAGCTCTGGAGGGAGTAGGGGCACAGATCAGCATGGGCGAGTAAGAAGGAACTACTACACCAGTGATACCTCGACTAGCAACCTGAAGCCATGATATCTCCTGTGGCTGACTACACAGTCATTATTAGCATGGACCTGTTGTAAATCTTTAAAGAGCTCTGATGTCTTACCTTGGAGTTGTACTATTAATGATTTGAAGGAGTTACAGATCTGGGTTTGGAGTTCTGACGAGTCGTCTGGAAAGAGAAATTATAAAGAACATGACATCATTTCTCCCGCTCCTCTCTCTAGACTCCTCCCACTTCCCCACCCcacatccatctcttcctccatcgctctccttcCCAGTCCTGCTACTTCTGTAGATGGACAGACGGTTGGAGGCCAGTGGTACGGAAGTCTACATCCCTCATCTTACCCAGTCCAGTGGTCTCTAGTTCCTGAAGAGTCAGTGATAATTGCAGAGCAGAGGCCTGACAGTGACAGCTGCCACTAGACAGAGCAGAGGCCAGGCGGGAGGAGGGAGGGCCCAGGAACGGGTACTAGAACAACACAACAACAGTtagtggtcctgtgtggctcagttgttaAGAACATGGTGGTGGGTTCAGTTCATGCTGGGGCCATCCAGAATGCACTCACTGATGTAAGTTGCTTTAGATAAACCAACTACCATATTACATTACAGTTATTAGTGAAGCGTGTGTacctgtgtctgtttctctgtgatCTGGGCTGCGGTCTGTAGTGTCAGGTCTAGCTGGGAGAGGAGGGTCTGGAGGGTGGAGCTTTTGGCCGATACACCATTCTCATTGGTCTTATCAGAGTTCCGTGATGAGGGGGCGTGTCTGAGCAGCGCCAATGAGGCGAGGAGGCGGAGCGTGAGAGAGCGAACCTTTAACCAGACCGACTCCTCCTCTAGAGACAGACGACGATGCTCCTCAGTCAGctccctggaacacacacatttTTACAGACTGGCATGGGTAAATATGTTGTGAACTTGTGACAAGTGTGTGTGTACCGGTCCTTGGGGTCCCAGCTGAAGAGGACCGTCAGGTCTCGGTTGTCCCTCATGTTGTCCCAGGGAATGTCATCCTCCTCAGGACACAGACCCATCGCCTTCACACTCTCCTCCAGACTTGATGTGCTAGAGCAACACAGGAATGTGttacaggtaggtaggtaggggtgtgtgtgtgtgtgtgtgtgtgtgtgtgtgtgtgtgtgtgtactctcacATGTCAGCCTCGGTGTACAAGTCCAGTAACATCCTCTCGGTGCGGACCTGAGCGAAGTGCAGAGATTGGTTGAGCCGGGTTCTAAATGCTATGAATTCTGGGATTTTCTCAAACGCTCCATACTTATAGGCCTGGATTATGTACTCTGAGGTCTGGTGGAGGACAGAAAAGAGGAAACAAGGAAGAGGTGAGAAAATACAACTCATCTGAATATATGACATATTTAGGACATACTTAGATGAGACAGGGACTCACATCTTTCTGGTTGGAGTGGAAAAACCTGAGGGAGAAGTTATAGGACTGGGAGGCTGCAGCAAACTGACCCAACGACCCTGCATAACGAGTTAACAGAtacctgggagagaggagagaatataAGGATTAGTGCATTGGTTATGGTAatcttaatgtgtgtgtgtgtgtgtgtgtcagcgtttCTGTCAGAGCATTTTAATTTACTGGACCAAAAATAGTTACGGAACCAGATTACGGCATCCTCCCAgttctcagaatgacagaaataccATTTAGTTCATGGTAACATGCATCTCGGATGCAACGGCGTGCGTCATTCTTACTGAATTCCGATGAGCAATTGGAAGATGTTAGAATACATAGGCAGCGCGTCGAATTAAATTGCCAACATTATATAGTCTAATTAACTTATTCCTGTCTATACAGAAAGAAATAAAATGATCAGAAATGTGGCTACTACACCAGAAAGCATGATTTGGCCAaagaggatcattagcttcttaaatatttttttgctgtGGATTGTTTTAAAAATCACATAGCCTACAGTCAGAAGGGCCCGCAATTTGGGCAGAGCACGCGGCAAATACCAAATAGATGATTGTTGAGATGCAATCGTCAGTGAAAAGCATTTAGGCCCTGAGCCAGGCATATCGCAATATTTAAAAGTACAAATCGCCAAAAAACTGTTTgtaaaacaaatgactattgctGTAAATGCCGCTGTCAGCCAGAGAAACATGCTGAGAAGAattatcaccacagcaagcaaggtacttggagtcacaGACAGGCCtagatgagatctttaaggtcagggccctccgcaaggctcacaaaatcattctagacccaagccaccccctgtacccagactttgaactactccagtctgggcgcaggtatagggcacccctcaTCAGGAAAAACAGAACGAGACAATCATTTGttccaggtgtgatatccctcctaaatagctcgggccaatgttcctatcgactcagtaaggccagcaggctagtctttattttgtatgttttattggtatgtaacttatgaaagttgtattgtcaattttgtatttaaagttcttaactgacttgcctagttaaataaaggttaataaaggTCTCCAGTCATATAAAGTATAGTAGAATTGCTTGAAATTTGTTCAGAAAAAGCCAACATTTTCCTGTGCAAAGAAAGAAGAAATCTAGGCTCTGATATAGCCTAGGCCTTCTCGAAGTCACTACTCGCTGCATTGAACAGTCTTTTTTTGCAAACAGTGATCGAGTTATATTATTATGACTATCCAATCTAATCAACACATTAGGAATAGGAGGCTATCTTACATAAGTTTGCAAATGTGAGAATGCAtggaatgctttattataaaaggtgcatttttttttttttctcaaacttGAAACCCAAGTGTCCCCTATGTTAGAACTGCCCATGtgtacttttcctcagccaacaatgTGTGAGacaaacagcaaaatcactagtctaagtcaatctactatcccccatggtagaaaagttgacctattctattggccAGCTTGTCATTCTGTGCGAGAAAGAAATAacctattccaaacagactctgggacagttgtgggaagATAGacactgaacaggcagttaacccactgttcctaggctgtcattgaaaataagtatttgttcttaactgacttgccaataaaataaaggtaaaataaataaaaaatacgttttgaaaatgcatactgcctccagctcattacAATCAAGTCTTAAACAGTGTGCACAATTCATTTTGTGCACAATTAAAAACAGCTTGGCTTTTCAAATCAATATATAGGATAAAATGCATTATTTCTCAATGGGATTTTATCATTTTATTTAAAATTGAATtgttcattttttgggggggccaaAAGCCGGCCATTACTAGTTAACGGAAACCCTGGGGTGTGTGTATTACTATCCTAATGGGTACCGGAAGTCCCCACATGGATAGTAAAACGAGGAAAATCCTCCCTCGTGGGTACATTTCCCAGGTCCCCCATGAGGACAAAGACTATTTTACGCtcaggggttaggtttacggttagaATTGGACTTAGGGGTTGGCTTTACAATTAGGTGTTAGGTTTATTGTAAGGAGTTAAGAAAAattggattttgaatggaaatctaTTTTagctcacaaggatagtaaaacttgtgagagtgtgtgtgtactagAGACCCACCCTATGGTGTCGTGCTGTACGTGCTTGGCATCCAGGCTGGAGTAGAGGTCCACTACGGGCTGGAAGGCTCCGAGGCGACAGAAAAGAAGCAGAAGCAGTAGTTTGAACTGAGCGTTGGAGGGACTGTAGGACAAACCCTCCTCTAACACGCCGAGACACTGCCACAGCATGTTCTCATCGCCTAtcacgcacagagacacacacacagaatgttaACAAACAGAGAAAccaagagcgagagagggaaagagaggc contains:
- the LOC110537091 gene encoding N-alpha-acetyltransferase 25, NatB auxiliary subunit isoform X3, whose amino-acid sequence is MKHLAWPRRWRHSNPPTITHYRLSLYCTERCTAAGMALYKTVPKNPYYFWSVMSLVMQAISAQDEKLAQTMFLPLAERMVEKMVKEEKIEAEAEVQLYFMILERLGKYVEALDMVRGPLGEKLTSELQSRENKCMMMYQRLQLWPECNALSYKLLLKNPDEWQFYLSYFDSLFHLMDKSWSPPNEEEHCVEGPVQTTVAEAVKFVVDRMEEEDKKDSRPLRGPYMACLELIHRLRQRGCPDEEELGDPLELMLQFFGKFGDKPCCITDLKIYLHLLPPEQHTQFRNRLGELVPLGEVGEDGFGFPGDTKALQRHLCVCQLSRVLGLQHTLDTEGKLCLITELKAHYHYGLQFGKSCLKTELQFSDTYCLMVAHVYIDLWTETGDENMLWQCLGVLEEGLSYSPSNAQFKLLLLLLFCRLGAFQPVVDLYSSLDAKHVQHDTIGYLLTRYAGSLGQFAAASQSYNFSLRFFHSNQKDTSEYIIQAYKYGAFEKIPEFIAFRTRLNQSLHFAQVRTERMLLDLYTEADITSSLEESVKAMGLCPEEDDIPWDNMRDNRDLTVLFSWDPKDRELTEEHRRLSLEEESVWLKVRSLTLRLLASLALLRHAPSSRNSDKTNENGVSAKSSTLQTLLSQLDLTLQTAAQITEKQTQYPFLGPPSSRLASALSSGSCHCQASALQLSLTLQELETTGLDDSSELQTQICNSFKSLIVQLQELLSRCKGEVLEMKNSRLMTQPSLLETLVFFVETVCVVLWVASYSASVLRPLKSSLQKKKKKTKDSSTAMPVVLSGFQEWTGSLQGIVTQALDHVKGQEASLAALKLAALTLGVGHAQTQEECGFTRAAMDKVQTSYLGSLQELGDLLRKRADSLKSLKF